In a single window of the Acinetobacter tibetensis genome:
- a CDS encoding LysE family translocator produces MLDLSQIFAFALVSLAMVLTPGPNMIYLISRSISQGKTAGFISLGGIALGFVLYMLCASFGITALVVAVPYAYDTIRIVGAVYLLWLAWKALRPNAAPIFSLKDLSIDSPLKLFLMGFLTSLLNPKIAIMYLSLLPQFIHPQQSSILAQSIQLGTIQIFVSVSVNAVIVFSAGSIALFLQRKPLWANVQRWLMGTVLAGLAVRILLESRR; encoded by the coding sequence TTCGCATTTGCTTTGGTGAGCCTAGCAATGGTCCTCACCCCTGGCCCGAATATGATTTACCTGATTTCACGTTCAATTTCTCAAGGAAAAACAGCAGGTTTCATTTCTTTAGGCGGTATCGCTCTGGGCTTTGTCTTGTATATGCTTTGCGCTTCTTTCGGGATCACAGCGCTCGTTGTCGCAGTTCCATATGCTTATGACACGATTCGTATTGTAGGGGCTGTCTATTTACTCTGGTTGGCATGGAAAGCTTTACGCCCCAATGCAGCTCCTATTTTTAGTCTCAAAGATTTATCTATCGATTCACCGTTAAAATTATTTTTAATGGGCTTTTTGACAAGTTTACTTAATCCTAAAATTGCGATTATGTATTTGTCGTTATTGCCACAATTTATTCACCCACAACAAAGCAGTATTTTAGCGCAGTCTATTCAACTCGGTACAATCCAAATTTTTGTCAGCGTTTCAGTAAATGCAGTTATTGTTTTTTCTGCCGGTAGCATTGCACTTTTTCTACAGCGAAAACCACTTTGGGCAAATGTACAGCGTTGGCTCATGGGCACAGTTCTCGCTGGGCTTGCAGTACGCATTCTTCTGGAAAGTCGCCGTTAG
- the lpxL gene encoding LpxL/LpxP family Kdo(2)-lipid IV(A) lauroyl/palmitoleoyl acyltransferase: MSQAQTYTPGEFQWSFLHPKYWGVWLGIVFLMILAILPWAIQYRLATFLGNLAFNKLKSRRKTTLRNLEVCFPEWSPEQVQDNARQVFVDQMLGVFETLNAWYCPQWFKKRVTIEGLEHIQTAQAAGKGVLLLGTHSTLLDAGGYLCAQYFEPDVVYRPQNNPLLDMLIYRCRATIYANQIDHDDMRGLIRNLKNGHAIWYSPDQDFGLKQGVMAPFFGVPAATVTAHRRLLKISKAVAVPLYFYRHGDVANPKYHLLIEPVVDNLPSEDEVDDAARVNQIIERQLRIAPTQYMWFHRRFKTRPEGYEKIY, encoded by the coding sequence ATGAGCCAAGCACAGACCTATACACCTGGTGAATTTCAATGGTCATTCCTCCATCCTAAATATTGGGGAGTTTGGCTTGGCATCGTTTTCTTAATGATACTGGCAATTTTGCCGTGGGCAATTCAATATCGCTTAGCCACTTTTCTGGGAAATTTAGCATTTAATAAACTGAAATCCCGCCGTAAAACTACGCTGCGCAATTTAGAAGTCTGTTTTCCAGAATGGAGTCCAGAACAAGTCCAAGACAATGCTCGTCAGGTCTTTGTTGATCAAATGCTCGGTGTGTTTGAAACCCTTAATGCTTGGTACTGCCCACAATGGTTTAAAAAACGGGTCACTATTGAGGGTTTAGAACATATCCAAACCGCGCAAGCAGCGGGTAAAGGCGTCTTACTGCTCGGCACTCATTCCACCTTACTCGATGCAGGCGGCTATTTATGTGCACAATATTTTGAACCCGATGTGGTGTATCGTCCACAAAATAACCCTTTGTTAGACATGCTGATTTATCGTTGTCGTGCCACGATTTACGCCAATCAAATTGACCATGATGATATGCGTGGTCTGATTCGTAATTTAAAAAATGGACATGCCATTTGGTATAGTCCAGACCAAGATTTCGGTTTAAAACAAGGGGTGATGGCGCCCTTTTTTGGGGTGCCTGCCGCAACTGTTACGGCACATCGACGTCTATTAAAAATTTCTAAAGCTGTTGCTGTTCCCCTGTATTTTTATCGCCACGGTGATGTGGCAAATCCAAAGTATCATCTGTTAATTGAACCAGTGGTAGACAACCTACCTAGTGAAGATGAAGTAGATGATGCAGCTCGGGTAAATCAAATTATTGAACGACAGCTTCGAATTGCACCGACTCAATACATGTGGTTTCACCGTCGCTTTAAAACCCGCCCAGAAGGGTATGAAAAAATTTATTGA
- a CDS encoding glycosyltransferase family 4 protein produces the protein MKVMQLLPELNSGGVERGTLEIAKALISQGHESLVVSNGGRMVAQLEAEGSTHLTLPIHKKSLSSLWQIRPLRQLIQQHRPDIVHVRSRVPAWLTHFALKGIPATDRPHLISTVHGFYSINRYSAIMTQAEKVIAVSDSVVQYITEHYKNCPPQDIVRIYRGIDPKAFPHGYQPSVQWIQHTLKDYPQLEHKFLLCLPGRITRLKGHETLIELVQQLHTQFPYLHAIVVGGADPKKAAYLDELQRNIQSKGLEHQITFVGHRSDIREWLAYSDVVLSLSNQAETFGRTALEALSVGTPVIGWKRGGVAEILSSVYPQGLIPVDDQAKLIRVIQHHIEQPQHVAPVTQFSLQDMCDQTLALYQRILESS, from the coding sequence ATGAAGGTGATGCAGCTTCTTCCTGAACTGAATAGCGGTGGTGTTGAACGTGGCACACTCGAAATTGCCAAAGCGCTGATTAGTCAGGGGCATGAGTCATTGGTGGTTTCCAATGGTGGTCGTATGGTGGCGCAACTCGAAGCCGAAGGCTCTACCCATTTAACCTTGCCCATTCACAAGAAATCATTGTCCAGTCTGTGGCAAATTCGTCCATTACGTCAACTTATTCAGCAGCATCGTCCAGACATTGTGCATGTCCGCTCACGCGTTCCTGCATGGTTGACTCATTTTGCCTTAAAAGGGATTCCTGCAACTGATCGCCCGCACTTGATAAGTACCGTACATGGTTTCTATTCGATTAATCGTTATAGTGCAATTATGACGCAAGCGGAAAAAGTCATTGCGGTTTCGGACAGTGTGGTGCAGTACATCACCGAACATTATAAAAATTGCCCTCCGCAAGATATCGTGCGTATTTACCGTGGTATAGACCCCAAAGCATTTCCACATGGCTATCAACCGTCAGTACAGTGGATTCAACACACCTTAAAAGACTATCCACAACTCGAACATAAGTTCCTCTTGTGCTTACCAGGTCGAATCACGCGTCTGAAAGGGCATGAAACCTTAATTGAATTAGTACAGCAACTACATACGCAATTCCCCTACCTGCATGCCATTGTGGTTGGCGGAGCTGATCCGAAAAAAGCCGCTTATTTGGATGAACTACAACGCAACATTCAAAGCAAAGGCTTAGAACATCAGATTACCTTCGTCGGTCACCGCTCTGATATTCGTGAATGGCTCGCCTACAGTGATGTGGTCTTGTCTTTATCAAATCAGGCAGAAACCTTTGGACGTACCGCCTTAGAAGCCTTGTCCGTGGGTACACCTGTGATTGGCTGGAAAAGAGGTGGGGTTGCTGAAATTTTATCTTCAGTTTATCCGCAAGGACTCATCCCTGTTGATGATCAAGCTAAACTTATTCGTGTCATCCAACATCATATTGAACAGCCTCAACACGTGGCTCCTGTCACGCAATTTAGCTTGCAAGACATGTGTGATCAGACTTTAGCACTTTATCAACGTATATTGGAGTCGTCATAA